AATGCTGGCTGATGCCGGCCAAAAATCAATCACTACCACACTTATCCACGATCCCTGGAACAGCCAAACCTACGATATCTATGGATCGATGATCAAATGGACCCTGAACAAAAATGGCTCGTGGACATATGACTATACGGTTTTTGATAAATGGGTAAGTTTTATGATGGCATTGGGGATTGATAAGTTTATCAACTGTTATAGCATGATCCCCTGGAATTTAAAATTCTATTATCATGACGATGCGCTGGGGAAAGACACCGCCATTATAGCCAAACCCGGTACGCCGGAATATGATACCCACTGGCGCCCCATGCTTGCCGATTTTGCCAGGCACCTTAAACAAAAAGGGTGGTTTGGCAAAACCACCATCGCTATGGACGAAAGATCGATGGCCGATATGCAAAAGGCGATAGCGTTAATCAAAAGCGCCGATAAGAATTTTAAAATTTCGCTGGCCGGTAACTACCATCCCGAAATTGAGAACGATTTAGCAGATTACAGTGTGGCCTCAAACCAGGTAATAGATGAGCCAACCATGCTTGCACGTAAAAAGGCGGGGCTTAACACTACTTACTATACCTGCTGTACAGAGGGGCATCCCAATACATTTACCTTTTCTGCACCCGCCGAATCTGTTTGGCTGGCATGGTATGCAGCCTATAAGGGATATGACGGGTACCTGAGGTGGGCCTACAATTGCTGGACGAAGGATGCTTTGCGCGACACGCGGTTTGGGTCATGGTCATCGGGGGATGCTTATTTGGTTTACCCGGGCCTGCGGTCGTCTATCCGCTTTGAACGGTTGATTGAAGGCATCCAGGATTACGAAAAAATTAATGTGCTGAAAGGGGAGTTTACAAAGGGCAACCAACAAGACAAACTACATCAGCTTAAAAAACTATTGAGCGGTTTTGACATCGGTGAGCTGAAGGGCAAGCGTGCGGATGAAGTTTTGGATGTTGCGCAAAGGAGTTTAAATAACTTGTAAGTTTTTAGTTTAAAAATGATTTTTTTTGAATTTTTTCTACAACTTTTTGATGAGGAGTTAAACAAAATGCTGGTTTCGGTGCCAATACAAAAAGGTACTATTTTAATATTTAAAACGATAAAAACACTTTCTTAAAGTTGCCAAATTTAAAATTTCACATGCGGAATGAATTGCGTTGAGACCCATATATTGACAGATGAGCGGCTTATAGCCTTGATCCGGGAGAATGATCTTACGGCATTTGAACGCATCTATAATAAATATTGGTCAAAACTCTACTTATCGGCATACAATATTCTCAGGGACAGGCAGGTATCTGAGGATGTTACACAGGAGGTATTGGTAAACCTGTGGTTAAAACGGGCCAGCCTTCAGCTTAACTCTTTAAACGCATATTTATATACATCTGTCAGGTACCAGGTGTTTAATGTTATCCGCTCCGGTAAGGTAAGAGCAGATCTTTTTAATCACCTCGAAGAACTTTTTAGCAATAACGGCGGCGAGGATCTCCTGTCTGAAAAAGATATTAACCGCTTGCTGGATCAGGGCGTTGCCGAATTGCCCGAAAAGTGCCGGCAAATATTTATCATGAGCCGTAAGGAGCATTTATCAACCAAACAAATTGCCGAACGGCTTGGGATAGCGCCAAAAACGGTTGAAAATCAACTAACTGTAGCCTTGGGCCGTTTACGTAAAACACTGGGCGATTTTGTTTGCATAGCCGCCGTTATGTTATGCATACGGTGGTTTTGATCCTTTTTTGCAGATTTTGTCCAGACTCTTTTCTTAACATTCTCCCTTAATAAATTCCCAAAACTTCATGATTTGTTAATGATATAGAAATATTTGAAATTTCTTTGGGGGTACCTGCTGTGTTAGGGTACTTACATATAATTAACGCCAAATGGAAAAAGAAATACTGCTGAACTTAATAAATAAATACCTTTCGAACCAGGCAACGGCCGAAGAGGAAGAACTATTGTTAAGCTATTACAGCACACTCCAAAAAAATGAGTTGAAATGGGATGAGCTTGAAATGGGTGATGAAAATACAGCCAGGGTTGAGCTTTACAGTAAAGTATTATCAGAGATAAAAGCGCGCGAATCCTCATCAAAAAAGGTTTTTTTTATGAGGAGGTGGTTTATAGCAGCATCCGTAACCTTGTTACTGGGTGTTTCCGCTTCATTGTTCTTTTATTTAAAAAATGACAATTCTTTTTTATCAACTAAAAACAAAACACAGCCAATTAAAAACACTATTGCCCCCGGAGGCAATAAAGCCTTATTAACTTTAGCTAACGGTTCGAAAATTATTTTAGATGATGCCGCCACCGGCGAATTGGCCAAACAATCCGGCGTAAAAGTAGCCAAAGCGGCTAACGGCCAATTGGTTTACACTGTCGAAAATACATCATCCAATTCAGCCACATCTGGCCCAATAGCCTACAACACCATCGAAACGCCAAAGGGCGGGCAGTACCAGGTTGATTTACCGGATGGTTCAAAAGTTTGGCTAAATGCAGGTTCTTCACTAAGGTACCCAACAAATTTTAATGGTAACATCCGTAGCGTTGAATTGGCGGGTGAGGCTTATTTTGAAGTTGCTAAAAACGCTAAAAAACCATTCAGGGTTGTGAGTAACAACCAGGTGGTTGAAGTTTTAGGTACGCATTTTAACATCAGTTCGTACATCGATGACACTTCGGTTAAAACTACCTTATTAGAAGGTTCTGTTAAGGTATTATCCACCAAATCAAACCAATCAAAATTGCTGAAACCGGGCGAGCAATCTAATATCAATTACTCAAATAGCTCATTATCTGTGCAACAGGTAAATACAGAAGAGGTTGTGGCCTGGAAAAACGGTTATTTCCTTTTTGTTGATGAAGACCTGAAAAGCATTATGAGCAAGTTTGCACGCTGGTATAATGTTGATGTAGAATACGCCGCAAACGTAGATAATTTGAGATTTGGGGGGATGGTTTCCCGATCAAGGGACTTAGCCCAGGCTTTGAAAATTATTGAACAGACAGGAAATATTAAAACTAAAATTGAAGGAAGGAGAGTTATCATTATGCCGTGATAATTACCCCACCTTAAGGTAACCTAAAAATAAGCCGGAAGTGCTCGAACACTCCCGACTAAAAAGTTAGGGCTTACCATGAAACTAAATTCGTAGTCCAATTACACCTTAAACCCAAACAAGTTCAAATGTATGAAATGTTATGAAATAAGTTTATGCAGGGTCCCCTGTATAAAAAATAAAGCTTTGTTGATTATGAAACTATCCATCATACTGTTGGTAGCAACCATACTTCAGGCAAGTGCTTCAGGTTACGCGCAAAAAATTACATTATCAGAAAAAAACGCCCCATTAGAAAAAGTTCTTAAAGAAATCAGGGAACAATGCGGATATGATTTTTTCTATAATTCAAAATTGATTAAGCAGGCTAACCCTGTAAGTATTAGTGTTCTGAATACCGAATTAGAGGAAGTATTAAAACTGACATTTAAAGGTCAGCCGTTTGTTTATAGTATAAGCGAGCAAACAATTATTGTTAAACCTAAACCTTCTGAAACGCCGTCTCAGTCAACACCCGTTATAAAAGTTTCGGGTGTTGTTACCGATTCAAAGGGGCTTACTTTGCCAGGTGCAAGCGTGCGCATTAAGGGTACCGGCAAAGGCGTAGTAACTAATAGCGAGGGCCGGTTTACCATCGAAGCTGATGTTAATAACGTACTTGTTATTTCATTTGCCGGTTTTATAACCAAAGAAATTACGGTTACCGGGGCAACATCATCCCTTACTGTTCAATTACTTGACGATACCAAGGGCATAAATGAAGTTGTGGTTGTAGGTTATGGTAAACAAAAAAAGCTGACCATAACAGGGGCTGTAACAACAGTGAGCGTTGCCGATGTGACTACCCCAAACCGCTCACTATCTAACGCGTTGGCGGGCAAAGTTGCCGGGGTTATATCTATGCAGAGAAGCGGGGAACCCGGTTACGATAACGCATCATTTACCATCCGGGGTATAGGTACTTTTACAGGTAATTCAAACCCGCTTATTATTATAGATGGTGTGCAGCGCGATGATGTAAACAGCACCTATGGAGGAGCTTATAACAACATCGATCCTGAGGATATTCAAAGTATTTCTTTGTTAAAAGATGCTTCGTCAACGGCTGTTTATGGTGCCAAAGGTGCCAACGGCGTTTTGATTATTACTACCAAAAGAGGTGTTGCAGGTAAGCCTAAAATTTCCTTAAAAAGCGAAATGAGCATGTCTGGCCTCACTAAAACGCCAAAAATGCTGGACGCTGTATCATGGATGAGGCTGCACAACGAGGCAACTACAAATGACGGTAACCTGCCTGCCTATTCTGAAGAAACTATTCAAAAAACAGCAAGCGGCTTAGACCCATACCTGTACCCTAATGTTAACTGGATAAAATCTGTTTATAAGGATTGGGCCCCAGGCTATAATACCAACCTGAATGTGAGCGGTGGTGCATCAGCTGTAAGGTATTATGTTTCTGCTTCTTTTTATGATCAGGACGGGAGTTATAAAGTTACCAAGCAAAATGGCTACAACCCCAATCTTAACTTTAAAAGGTACGATTTCCGATCAAATCTTGATATTGATTTAAGTAAAACCACCTTATTGTCGATGAACCTGGATGCGATGCTGGTGAGCAGCCGTTATCCCGGCTTATCGGCATCAAGTATCTGGTATGAATCGTATTTAACACCGCCTAATGCATTCCCGATACAATATCCGGGGGGCATATGGGCAGGTCCGTTTAACAACGGAGGTTCAAACCCGGTAAATGATATTCAAAACTCAGGCTATTCCAGCGAGTTTCGTCCTACCATCCAGTCTGTTTTTTCTATTAACCAAAAATTGGATGCCGTTACAGACGGTTTAAGCGCTATGGCCAGGTTTTCGTTCGATTCTTATAGCGAAAATGATAATGGCCGGACCGGCACCAATGACCTTTTTTTAGCCACATCAAGAGATCCGCAGGGTAATCTGGTATTTGGCCAATCGCGGTACGGAAGCCAGTTTTTGGGGTATACACAATCGTCATCTGCCGAAAAAACCATGTACCTGGAAACAAATTTAAATTACGACCAGGCTTTTGGTAAACACCATGTCGGCGCATTGTTTTTATATAACATGAGGTCGCGGGTGGTTAGTTCGGCCGGGAGCGTTATTGGCTCTATTCCTTATAATAATCAGGGCCTGGCGGGCAGGGTAACTTATGCATACGCCGACAGATATTTGCTGGAGTTTGATGCCGGTTATACAGGTTCAGAAAATTTTGAAGCAGGTAAAAAATTCGGCTTTTTCCCCTCCGTTTCAGGCGGCTGGGTAATTTCAAGAGAGCCTTTTTTTAAGGGGCTTTCAAAGACATTTAATTTACTTAAAATAAGAGGCTCACATGGCCTTGTGGGTAACGATCAGATTGGCTCTGCCTATGGCATCACCAGGTTCCCCTACATCAATCAATATGGCAGCGGCGGATCGGTGGGTTTAGGATTAAACGGAACTGTATATGGCGGCACTACCGAAACCGTAATTGGGGTAGAGAACCTGACATGGGAAAAGGCAACCAAAGACAATATCGGGTTAGAAATAGGGCTGTTTAACAAACTGAACATTACAATTGACGCTTATAAAGAAAGAAGGACCAATATCCTTGTTCAACGCAGTTCACTGTCGGGAATATTGGGTGTAAGCGGGGCCGTATTTGCCAATTTGGGCGAAATGAACAACCATGGTATTGAAGGCAACGTTGAATATAACGACAATATAGGTAAAGTATCCCTTCGTCTGTATGGTAACTTTACTTATAACAATAATAAAATTGTACAAAAAGACGAACCTAAACAGCTGTACGCTTATCAGCAGTCAACAGGGCGCAAGTATGGCGATAATTTGATGTACGTTGCCGAAGGGTTGTTTACATCCCAGGAAGATGTTGATAAAAGCCCGGGTCAGTTTGGAGCAATTTTAAGGCCTGGCGATATTAAATATAAAGACGTAAATAACGATGGTGTAATAAATAGCTTTGATAAGGTATACACCGGTAAATCTGATATACCTACTATATTATACGGCGCCGGCTTTACGGTTGGTTATAAAAAGTTCGATCTCTCGCTCTTCTTCCAGGGAACCTCCAATGTAATTATAATGGCCAATGGTTCGGCCATAACCGGCGCAGGTGCCGGTGGTGCGGGTATTGTGCCGTTTACGGGTATGGGTACATATCCATCAGGTATGCTTGCTAATCTTGAAAGCAGGTGGACAGTTGAAAACCCCAGTCAAAATGTAGATTATCCACGATTAGGTATTTCCAACCAAAATAGTAACAACTATCAGCCAAGTACCTGGTGGTCTAAAGATGCGAGTTTTGTCCGTTTAAAACAGGCAACATTAGGTTATACGCTTAGTCCACAGTTTCTTACAAATGCGGGTGTTAACTCGATTTACCTTTATTTAACAGGCCAAAACCTGTTAACATTCTCCAAATTTAAACTTTGGGACCCCGAACTCGGCTCTAATGGCGCGGGCTATCCACCGGTAAGAATACTTGCTTTTGGATTAAGGGCTGCGTTTTAGAAATAATGGATTTAAATCAATTTTAAAAGTATTTAAAGTTTTTCCAATGAAAAAAAATATACTAATTATGGCGGTTGGGGTATTGGTCCTGAGTGCCAGTTTATCGTCCTGTAATTATCTTAATAAAAAACCCGATAACCTGCTGACATCTGATCTGATTTGGAGCACCCGGGCCAATGCCGAATCATACCTGTACAATATATATGGATATATTGTTGAGACTGATGGGGGCGATTTTAGTGCCATGGGAGCAAGTGATGAATCATCTGTATCTATCCCGGGTACAAATGTACGGCAGATGGTTGCGGGCAACTGGAGTCCGGTAAATGCTTATTTTGACAACTGGGATAACTATTACAGGGGAATACGGTCGTCATTTATTTTTGAAGCTAATATTGACAGGGTCCCGCTGAGCCAGTTAAGCGTAACGTTAAAAAATCAATATAAAGCAGAGTCCCGTTTTTTACGCGGTTGGTTTTACTGGCAGCTGATAAAACAATACGGACCGGTTGTAAAAGTAACTGAGGCAATAAGCTTAAATGATGACTTCAATAAATACCCAAGATCATCTTTTGATGAATGTAAGGATTATGTTAACCAATTGATGGACCAGGCCGCGGCGGGCTTACCTGCCGAATGGGGCACAACAAGTAACTATGGCCGGCCAACAAAAGGCAGCTGCCTTGCGGTAAAAGCACAAATTGCTTTGCTGGCAGCCAGTCCGTTATGGAATGGTAATTCGGCCTTTGCTTCTTTTAAAAACCAGGATGGTAAGCAGCTGGCACCAACAGCATACGACGCTAATAAATGGAAAGTAGCTGCGGATGCCGCCAAAGCCGTAATTGACCTTGGCTCCTATAAATTGTTTACCAATCTTGACAATGGCGGAACCGTGTTTGATCCTTACCTGTCGGTAAGGGATCTATTCATTACCAACTGGAACAGCGAAATTATATTTTCGAGAAATTCATGGAATTACGCGGGATATACAAAATGCGTAACACCGGGAGCCGGAGGTTATAGCATGTATAATGCTACCCAAAACATTGTGGATGCATTTTACATGAATAATGGCAGAACCATTGACGACCCACAGTCTGGGTATGTTGCAAGCAATTTTGTGCAAAGTAATGGCGCAAAGTACTGGGAACACAAGAAGGGGCAGTGGAATATGTACGCCAACCGTGAACCACGGTTTTACGCTTACATTCAATATAACGGCCGCCCGGTATTACCTGCACCAACTGTTGATGATAAAAACTATTATTCCTCAACTGAAAATATTGATGGAACAGGCCGTGCCGAGTTTTATTATAATGGCAAGGCGGGTGCAAAGGCAAGTGGTGCCAGTAATAATATCACCGGGTATGACGTGTTGAAAAATGTAAGCCCTGCCGATAATATAAGGCAGTGGACTGCCAATTACCGCCCTTTTATATTGATAAGGTATGCCGAAATTTTGCTGGATTATGTTGAGGCTTTAAATGAGTACGATCCGGCTAATCAAAATATTGTGATTTACCTTGACCAGATCAGGAGCAGGGCTGGCTTGCCCGGTATAGAAACTGTTTACCCAGGTGCTATAGGAAACAAAGATTTGATGCGCAAATACATTTTGAGGGAAAGGCAGGTAGAGTTGTGCTTTGAAAGCGACAGATACTATACCTTGATAAGAAGGCTATCATTGGGTGCCGACGAAAACCAAACCATTTATGGATTAAATGTAAATACCGACGATCAGGGCCAGGGATTTTCGTTTGGAGCTTTTTATAACAAAACGCTTTTCCAAAAAAGAGTATGGAACAATAAAATGTACCTGTTCCCAATTTCCCAGTACCAGTTAGACCGCGATAGGGCATTAGTGCAAAATCCCGGTTGGTAGATGTGTGTTTTTATTTGCCTAAAAGGCAATAAAAGATGTGTAAAAAAATAAATAATTAAAGAGTAATTATTCAAATGAAAACATTCATAAACATAATGGCAAAAAGTATAAATCAATACTTACTTGCCGGCGGGGTTTTTATAATGCTGGCTTTCATAAGTTGTAAAAAAGACAAAGCTCCCGCGCATAATGCCAATTCGCCAATTAGCATCAATAGCTTTATCCCGGCGCAGGGCGGCGGCGGCACCGAAGTATTGATTAACGGCAGTAATTTTTCAACAGACACTTCGCAAATTGCTGTTACCCTGAATGGTGTAAAGCTGAAGATTATTGGCGCCAATACCACACAAATGATGGTAGTAGTACCCAAAAAAGCCGGTAGCGGACCTATTGTTGTAACTATAGGTAAAGGAACCGCTACAAGCACAACTAACTTTACTTATCAATACACCAGGACTGTAACTACCCTGGCCGGGTCGGGTAAAGCCGGTTTTGCCAATGGCCAGGGAGCGGATGCCCAGTTTGATTTTAATGGTCAGGGCTGGTACAGGAGTTGTGGCGTAGCTGTTGACGATAACCTGAATGTGTATGTTGCCGATCCTGGAAATCACTGTATCCGGAAAATTGATACCGGCGGAAACGTTACGACGCTGGCCGGTAATCCGGGAGTTTCTGGTTATTCTGATGGAAAAGGCACAGCCGCAACTTTTTCTTTGCCTTATGATGTGGCTGTTGACGCCCAGGGCAACGTATATTCTGTCGATCCCGGGAATTGGGACATCCGTAAAATATCTCCCGACGGTACAGCTACTACCTGGGCCTGGGGAAACCAATCGCCCTGGAGTGTGGCTGTTGATAAAACTACCGGCTATGTTTATTATTCAAGCTGCTCCAGCCCGGGAAACATTTACCAGGTATCGGCTCAATGGACTGCTAAAGAAGTTATATCAGGCCTCAATTATCCCGCAGGTATCAAATTTGATAAAACCGGTAATCTATACGTATCAATGAACGGAGACCACGTTATTAAAAAATACACCGCCGGCACCTGGCAAGGCAGTATCATTGCCGGGCAGCAGGGGAGTGCCGGGTATGTGAACGGAGGACCGGCAGTATCAAAGTTTTCGTTGCCATGGGGCATTGCTGTTGATAATAATAACAATGTATATGTGGCAGGTAACGGGACCGTTTATGGCGATATCAGCCATCCGGACCAAAGTATCCGCTATAT
The genomic region above belongs to Mucilaginibacter sp. KACC 22773 and contains:
- a CDS encoding DUF4091 domain-containing protein, translating into MKLKITVLLLLYSALVSAQSKTGGYYQELPDAKPVQQQSWNVLKPGVYVSFASADIRYDKRDAPAISPLQTHWQAKAWKGEKVHTQFLVWVTRNLQQLSFEWSKLDDGKGHQIPVKNISANFVRYVMADGLNEEGGGCGIKAGHDSSLVEDVIDNVKYLPAAKNTTRPVWLSIKVPGNAVEGTYSGYVKVKEGKSKYPAILHYAIQVLNHTLPEPKNWKFHLDLWQNPYSVSRVYGVKPWSKQHFDAMRPYMKMLADAGQKSITTTLIHDPWNSQTYDIYGSMIKWTLNKNGSWTYDYTVFDKWVSFMMALGIDKFINCYSMIPWNLKFYYHDDALGKDTAIIAKPGTPEYDTHWRPMLADFARHLKQKGWFGKTTIAMDERSMADMQKAIALIKSADKNFKISLAGNYHPEIENDLADYSVASNQVIDEPTMLARKKAGLNTTYYTCCTEGHPNTFTFSAPAESVWLAWYAAYKGYDGYLRWAYNCWTKDALRDTRFGSWSSGDAYLVYPGLRSSIRFERLIEGIQDYEKINVLKGEFTKGNQQDKLHQLKKLLSGFDIGELKGKRADEVLDVAQRSLNNL
- a CDS encoding RNA polymerase sigma-70 factor, which gives rise to MNCVETHILTDERLIALIRENDLTAFERIYNKYWSKLYLSAYNILRDRQVSEDVTQEVLVNLWLKRASLQLNSLNAYLYTSVRYQVFNVIRSGKVRADLFNHLEELFSNNGGEDLLSEKDINRLLDQGVAELPEKCRQIFIMSRKEHLSTKQIAERLGIAPKTVENQLTVALGRLRKTLGDFVCIAAVMLCIRWF
- a CDS encoding FecR family protein, which produces MEKEILLNLINKYLSNQATAEEEELLLSYYSTLQKNELKWDELEMGDENTARVELYSKVLSEIKARESSSKKVFFMRRWFIAASVTLLLGVSASLFFYLKNDNSFLSTKNKTQPIKNTIAPGGNKALLTLANGSKIILDDAATGELAKQSGVKVAKAANGQLVYTVENTSSNSATSGPIAYNTIETPKGGQYQVDLPDGSKVWLNAGSSLRYPTNFNGNIRSVELAGEAYFEVAKNAKKPFRVVSNNQVVEVLGTHFNISSYIDDTSVKTTLLEGSVKVLSTKSNQSKLLKPGEQSNINYSNSSLSVQQVNTEEVVAWKNGYFLFVDEDLKSIMSKFARWYNVDVEYAANVDNLRFGGMVSRSRDLAQALKIIEQTGNIKTKIEGRRVIIMP
- a CDS encoding TonB-dependent receptor, with protein sequence MKLSIILLVATILQASASGYAQKITLSEKNAPLEKVLKEIREQCGYDFFYNSKLIKQANPVSISVLNTELEEVLKLTFKGQPFVYSISEQTIIVKPKPSETPSQSTPVIKVSGVVTDSKGLTLPGASVRIKGTGKGVVTNSEGRFTIEADVNNVLVISFAGFITKEITVTGATSSLTVQLLDDTKGINEVVVVGYGKQKKLTITGAVTTVSVADVTTPNRSLSNALAGKVAGVISMQRSGEPGYDNASFTIRGIGTFTGNSNPLIIIDGVQRDDVNSTYGGAYNNIDPEDIQSISLLKDASSTAVYGAKGANGVLIITTKRGVAGKPKISLKSEMSMSGLTKTPKMLDAVSWMRLHNEATTNDGNLPAYSEETIQKTASGLDPYLYPNVNWIKSVYKDWAPGYNTNLNVSGGASAVRYYVSASFYDQDGSYKVTKQNGYNPNLNFKRYDFRSNLDIDLSKTTLLSMNLDAMLVSSRYPGLSASSIWYESYLTPPNAFPIQYPGGIWAGPFNNGGSNPVNDIQNSGYSSEFRPTIQSVFSINQKLDAVTDGLSAMARFSFDSYSENDNGRTGTNDLFLATSRDPQGNLVFGQSRYGSQFLGYTQSSSAEKTMYLETNLNYDQAFGKHHVGALFLYNMRSRVVSSAGSVIGSIPYNNQGLAGRVTYAYADRYLLEFDAGYTGSENFEAGKKFGFFPSVSGGWVISREPFFKGLSKTFNLLKIRGSHGLVGNDQIGSAYGITRFPYINQYGSGGSVGLGLNGTVYGGTTETVIGVENLTWEKATKDNIGLEIGLFNKLNITIDAYKERRTNILVQRSSLSGILGVSGAVFANLGEMNNHGIEGNVEYNDNIGKVSLRLYGNFTYNNNKIVQKDEPKQLYAYQQSTGRKYGDNLMYVAEGLFTSQEDVDKSPGQFGAILRPGDIKYKDVNNDGVINSFDKVYTGKSDIPTILYGAGFTVGYKKFDLSLFFQGTSNVIIMANGSAITGAGAGGAGIVPFTGMGTYPSGMLANLESRWTVENPSQNVDYPRLGISNQNSNNYQPSTWWSKDASFVRLKQATLGYTLSPQFLTNAGVNSIYLYLTGQNLLTFSKFKLWDPELGSNGAGYPPVRILAFGLRAAF
- a CDS encoding RagB/SusD family nutrient uptake outer membrane protein, which translates into the protein MKKNILIMAVGVLVLSASLSSCNYLNKKPDNLLTSDLIWSTRANAESYLYNIYGYIVETDGGDFSAMGASDESSVSIPGTNVRQMVAGNWSPVNAYFDNWDNYYRGIRSSFIFEANIDRVPLSQLSVTLKNQYKAESRFLRGWFYWQLIKQYGPVVKVTEAISLNDDFNKYPRSSFDECKDYVNQLMDQAAAGLPAEWGTTSNYGRPTKGSCLAVKAQIALLAASPLWNGNSAFASFKNQDGKQLAPTAYDANKWKVAADAAKAVIDLGSYKLFTNLDNGGTVFDPYLSVRDLFITNWNSEIIFSRNSWNYAGYTKCVTPGAGGYSMYNATQNIVDAFYMNNGRTIDDPQSGYVASNFVQSNGAKYWEHKKGQWNMYANREPRFYAYIQYNGRPVLPAPTVDDKNYYSSTENIDGTGRAEFYYNGKAGAKASGASNNITGYDVLKNVSPADNIRQWTANYRPFILIRYAEILLDYVEALNEYDPANQNIVIYLDQIRSRAGLPGIETVYPGAIGNKDLMRKYILRERQVELCFESDRYYTLIRRLSLGADENQTIYGLNVNTDDQGQGFSFGAFYNKTLFQKRVWNNKMYLFPISQYQLDRDRALVQNPGW
- a CDS encoding IPT/TIG domain-containing protein, whose amino-acid sequence is MAKSINQYLLAGGVFIMLAFISCKKDKAPAHNANSPISINSFIPAQGGGGTEVLINGSNFSTDTSQIAVTLNGVKLKIIGANTTQMMVVVPKKAGSGPIVVTIGKGTATSTTNFTYQYTRTVTTLAGSGKAGFANGQGADAQFDFNGQGWYRSCGVAVDDNLNVYVADPGNHCIRKIDTGGNVTTLAGNPGVSGYSDGKGTAATFSLPYDVAVDAQGNVYSVDPGNWDIRKISPDGTATTWAWGNQSPWSVAVDKTTGYVYYSSCSSPGNIYQVSAQWTAKEVISGLNYPAGIKFDKTGNLYVSMNGDHVIKKYTAGTWQGSIIAGQQGSAGYVNGGPAVSKFSLPWGIAVDNNNNVYVAGNGTVYGDISHPDQSIRYIQAGTFDVSTFAGSSTAGYTDAIGGFALFSAPTGVAVDKNGTVYVLDKNNNRIRKIVSE